A genome region from Hymenobacter chitinivorans DSM 11115 includes the following:
- a CDS encoding UbiA prenyltransferase family protein has product MHQVSNKPAAAVPALPSGLKRWVDAILYSSGLVAAAATSLTWATFLFWRVHIPFRLAALIFTATLFLYNIDSVLPYKFRQQAVLSGRKLWMIHHRRELFLLALASLAVAAVLFWLDGWRHLTLFLGHLAAISLLYSFPILKVHGRWRALRDLPLLKVFLIAYVWAAITVWVPALYLGKALTAPVVWVLFARRFFFILALAFVFDIRDYTKDLLSGTRTFPGIFGIRAAKGIALLCLAISGLLIPQGVVPAHLLVLSIPTLLTGLLVWFADETRPDYYFALLADGVMVVQFLAVYWVA; this is encoded by the coding sequence ATGCACCAAGTCAGCAACAAACCAGCGGCCGCCGTTCCTGCTTTACCCTCGGGCCTGAAGCGCTGGGTTGATGCTATTCTCTACAGCAGCGGCTTGGTGGCCGCCGCCGCTACCAGCCTCACCTGGGCCACCTTCCTGTTCTGGCGGGTGCACATTCCCTTCCGCCTGGCTGCCCTCATTTTCACGGCCACGCTGTTTCTCTACAACATCGACAGCGTGCTGCCCTACAAATTCCGGCAGCAGGCGGTGCTCTCGGGGCGCAAGCTCTGGATGATTCACCACCGGCGGGAGCTGTTTCTGCTGGCTTTAGCCTCGTTGGCAGTGGCCGCGGTGCTGTTCTGGCTCGACGGCTGGCGCCACCTGACGCTGTTTCTGGGCCATTTGGCGGCTATTTCCCTGCTCTACTCCTTTCCCATCCTCAAAGTGCACGGCCGGTGGCGGGCCCTGCGCGACTTGCCCCTGCTCAAGGTATTTCTCATTGCCTACGTGTGGGCGGCCATTACCGTGTGGGTGCCGGCCCTCTACCTGGGCAAGGCCCTGACCGCGCCGGTGGTGTGGGTGCTGTTTGCCCGCCGCTTCTTCTTTATTCTGGCCCTGGCCTTCGTCTTCGACATCCGGGACTACACCAAGGATTTGCTCAGCGGCACGCGCACGTTTCCGGGCATCTTCGGCATCCGGGCCGCCAAGGGTATTGCCCTGCTCTGCCTGGCTATATCGGGCCTGCTCATTCCGCAGGGCGTGGTGCCGGCCCACCTGCTGGTGCTTTCCATCCCGACGCTGCTCACCGGCCTGCTCGTGTGGTTTGCCGACGAAACCCGCCCCGACTACTACTTTGCCCTGCTGGCCGATGGGGTGATGGTGGTGCAGTTTCTGGCCGTGTACTGGGTGGCGTAA
- a CDS encoding NAD(P)H-hydrate dehydratase has product MRILTAAQTRQADQATIQEENSSSAALMERAATALTEWILARLSPPEADPTLVFCGPGNNGGDGLVVARQLHQAGFTVQVFALPAEGYSPDFDANRQRLPAGLALQTLSAAALPVIAPDALVVDALFGTGLSRPLTGLAAAVVQHLNQAPARVVAVDMPSGLLADASQPAASPVVRARHTVSFELPKLAFLLPQNAAYVGRWHTVPIGLSRQFLAEVETNMYFTDTALLAGRLPARDQFGHKGTYGHALLLAGSRGKIGAAVLAAQACLRSGVGLLTVRTPAVGYDILQTSAPEAMALTDPAPDFLSELPELTPYSAVGMGPGIDKAEETKHVLEQLLRHAKVPLVLDADALNLLGANPELLQLLPADTILTPHPKEFERLAGPARDDYHRLELLREFCRLHRCYTVLKGAHTCLGTPAGELYFNSTGNPGMATGGSGDVLTGILTALRAQHLPALDAALLGIYAHGRAGDLAARHTGQAGLIAGDLTRFIGPALQELTTPDTF; this is encoded by the coding sequence ATGCGCATTCTGACCGCCGCCCAAACCCGCCAGGCCGACCAGGCCACTATCCAGGAAGAAAACAGCAGCTCCGCAGCCCTGATGGAGCGGGCCGCCACGGCCTTGACCGAGTGGATTCTGGCCCGCCTCAGCCCCCCCGAAGCCGACCCCACCCTGGTGTTCTGCGGCCCCGGCAACAACGGCGGCGACGGGCTGGTCGTGGCCCGGCAGCTGCACCAGGCCGGCTTTACGGTCCAGGTATTCGCGCTGCCGGCCGAGGGGTATTCCCCCGATTTTGACGCCAACCGCCAACGCCTGCCCGCCGGCCTGGCCCTGCAAACGCTGAGCGCAGCCGCCCTGCCGGTCATTGCCCCGGACGCTTTGGTGGTTGACGCACTGTTTGGCACCGGCCTGAGCCGCCCGCTAACCGGCCTGGCGGCGGCCGTGGTGCAGCACCTGAACCAGGCGCCGGCCCGAGTTGTGGCCGTGGACATGCCCTCGGGCCTGCTGGCCGATGCGTCCCAGCCCGCCGCCAGCCCCGTCGTGCGGGCCCGGCACACGGTGAGCTTCGAGCTGCCCAAGCTGGCGTTTCTGCTGCCCCAGAATGCGGCGTACGTGGGCCGCTGGCACACCGTCCCGATTGGGTTGAGCCGGCAGTTTCTGGCCGAAGTCGAGACGAATATGTACTTCACTGATACCGCGCTGCTGGCCGGCCGTCTGCCCGCGCGGGACCAGTTTGGGCACAAGGGCACCTACGGCCACGCGCTGTTGCTGGCGGGGAGCCGGGGCAAAATCGGGGCGGCGGTGCTGGCCGCCCAGGCCTGCCTGCGCAGCGGCGTGGGTTTGCTCACGGTGCGCACCCCGGCCGTGGGCTACGACATTCTGCAAACCAGTGCGCCCGAAGCCATGGCCCTCACCGACCCGGCCCCGGATTTTCTGAGCGAGCTGCCCGAGCTTACGCCCTACTCCGCCGTGGGCATGGGCCCGGGCATCGACAAAGCCGAGGAAACCAAGCACGTACTGGAACAGTTGCTGCGCCACGCCAAGGTGCCGCTGGTACTCGACGCCGACGCCCTGAACCTGCTCGGGGCCAACCCGGAATTGCTCCAGCTACTGCCCGCCGACACTATCCTGACGCCTCACCCCAAGGAGTTTGAGCGCCTGGCTGGCCCGGCCCGCGACGATTACCACCGCCTGGAGCTGCTGCGCGAGTTTTGCCGGCTGCACCGCTGCTATACCGTGCTCAAAGGCGCCCACACCTGCCTGGGCACGCCCGCCGGGGAGCTGTACTTCAACAGTACCGGCAACCCCGGCATGGCCACCGGCGGCAGCGGCGACGTGCTGACCGGCATCCTGACGGCCCTGCGCGCCCAGCACCTTCCGGCCCTCGATGCGGCCCTGCTGGGTATCTACGCCCACGGCCGGGCCGGCGACCTGGCCGCCCGGCATACCGGCCAGGCCGGCCTTATTGCCGGCGACCTAACCCGCTTTATCGGCCCGGCGTTGCAGGAACTGACCACGCCGGACACCTTTTAA